Proteins encoded within one genomic window of Humulus lupulus chromosome 1, drHumLupu1.1, whole genome shotgun sequence:
- the LOC133780255 gene encoding uncharacterized protein LOC133780255: MEDVLAKAWAQIKWEEDEVNYYHSSPRKDTRRDSRAGRRQSDRRSEPYPYPNRSENRRREYNRSSETRLRDGPKIPEYNLSISPAEVVGVLKGLGDKVKWPERMRTPSDQRDKAKWCEFHNDHGHRTDECIALKLEVSNLLKRGHLTDLLTDKGKRTFQQEADRSVVRRVVTPPKPPTHERTVNVITGGSEVSGVTHSAAKRHARQTNWVKGESGETEKNTINLPAQTISFSTTESTRLLNPHHDALVIALYIANCLTKRILIDNGSSTNILFLSALREIGIDESKIIKKTTILIGFSGEQKNTLGEIELPVYAEGVNLCTRFLVVDSPSAYNVILGRPWIHEMEAVPSTYHQVLRFPTKWGVKEIKGQQKDSRACYQTTMKPKPAQL; encoded by the coding sequence ATGGAAGACGTTCTCGCCAAAGCCTGGGCACAGATCAAGTGGGAGGAGGATGAAGTTAACTATTATCACTCTTCTCCGAGGAAAGACACTCGAAGAGACTCGAGGGCAGGCAGACGACAGAGTGATAGACGATCCGAGCCATACCCGTATCCCAACAGATCAGAGAACAGAAGGAGGGAGTACAACCGGTCGTCCGAGACACGTCTGCGAGATGGACCAAAGATACCAGAATACAATCTTTCAATTTCACCAGCTGAAGTCGTTGGCGTACTGAAAGGACTCGGAGACAAAGTGAAATGGCCGGAAAGGATGAGGACTCCGTCTGACCAGCGAGACAAAGCAAAATGGTGTGAATTCCACAATGACCACGGTCACCGAACGGATGAGTGCATTGCCTTAAAACTCGAAGTATCCAACCTGTTAAAGCGTGGTCACCTGACTGACTTACTTACAGACAAAGGCAAAAGAACATTCCAGCAGGAGGCAGACAGGTCAGTCGTCCGAAGAGTAGTAACCCCGCCGAAACCACCTACTCATGAACGGACGGTGAACGTAATAACTGGTGGCTCTGAGGTAAGTGGAGTCACCCATTCAGCAGCCAAAAGACATGCCAGGCAGACCAACTGGGTCAAAGGAGAGTCCGGCGAGACAGAGAAGAATACCATCAACCTACCAGCTCAAACCATCAGTTTCTCAACAACAGAGTCAACCAGACTCCTCAACCCACATCATGATGCTCTTGTCATTGCACTTTACATTGCTAATTGTCTTACTAAACGTATACTTATTGATAATGGTAGTTCAactaacattttatttttaagtgcTCTCAGGGAAATCGGGATAGATGAATCAAAGATTATAAAGAAGACTACAATCCTCATCGGTTTCAGTGGAGAACAAAAGAACACACTAGGAGAGATCGAGCTACCTGTCTATGCCGAAGGAGTCAATCTATGCACAAGATTCCTGGTAGTAGACTCTCCGTCTGCTTACAACGTGATACTGGGAcgaccatggatacatgaaatggaGGCAGTCCCTTCAACATACCACCAAGTTTTAAGGTTCCCAACTAAGTGGGGAGTAAAAGAAATTAAAGGCCAACAGAAAGATTCGAGAGCGTGTTACCAGACTACCATGAAACCCAAACCCGCTCAGTTATAG
- the LOC133812577 gene encoding uncharacterized protein LOC133812577 isoform X3 — protein sequence MSTSRCDSHADSVCRLSCSFSEEDFSSLFQSSAEMVDCNRITVVELGGRPLGDVTGRGIDSNEPIDGGMPGSGSMLSSNPRSSISLGELTYLRRHYEIPDTISLHAPAKAERPDWHLPGWVCLYELPFKEGLRFPIPRLVVELCEYHEISPGQLMPNSWRILMSLEVLCERHKITLGVADLLRAYYLKAHLNDKGRYQLTTRGKDPPLIISLKSGDKRWKDRYFFVPFVSLGLPADSRIPCSWSPACRLRVEYLWDSRESSGRLKSILAIPEAEREWSDLLSESSLRQSSLWRSVEKLPEGIPLLQSPDNPRVVFIKRSLEVLGYTPNFLTELTTSERLFADVAMSRPFTLPLTGSNSLERLRQAKKSSVGSSEADREVVVPPADPPVLTRSQTKKKKKAVQDDSSDPFSDTVALSFPSNAAAYSEIGPHLGEIDKLLWPEDDHRMEQVGTDGSIDTTVSHLFQGLQGVIWLKKKIKSLMATLKEVRSQRNDLRGEVSRLKDSKKESDQLIADLKAQLESKEADVEKLRVTLGQVDDLKAEVASLENRMLVIGLEAEIQCRGVMASEFRDGKADSWDVPKYIADLEELEKMRAEEITRAEELATSFGIMTTNDLVVDD from the exons ATGTCTACAAGTAGGTGTGATAGTCACGCTGATTCAGTCTGTCGACTGTCTTGTTCGTTTAGTGAAGAAGATTTTAGTTCTCTCTTTCAAAGTTCTGCTGAGATGGTTGATTGCAACCGAATTACAGTAGTAGAATTGGGGGGTCGTCCTTTAGGTGATGTTACTGGAAGGGGAATAGATTCTAACGAACCTATTGATGGTGGTATGCCGGGTTCTGGTAGTATGCTTAGTTCTAATCCTAGGTCTTCCATAAGTTTAGGTGAGTTGACCTATCTTCGTCGTCATTATGAGATCCCTGATACCATCAGTCTGCATGCTCCTGCTAAGGCGGAGCGGCCTGACTGGCACTTACCTGGTTGGGTGTGTCTGTATGAACTTCCCTTCAAAGAAGGGCTTCGGTTTCCTATCCCCCGATTAGTCGTTGAGTTGTGTGAGTACCACGAGATTTCGCCCGGACAACTAATGCCAAATTCATGGCGGATTTTGATGTCTCTCGAAGTCCTTTGTGAAAGGCACAAGATAACACTTGGGGTGGCTGACTTGTTGAGAGCTTACTACTTGAAGGCACACCTTAATGACAAAGGTAGGTACCAGTTAACAACTAGGGGGAAGGACCCTCCTTTAATTATTAGTTTGAAGAGTGGAGATAAGAGGTGGAAGGACCGTTACTTCTTCGTCCCTTTCGTCTCGTTGGGGTTACCTGCTGATAGTAGGATACCTTGTTCATGGTCTCCTGCAT GTAGGCTTCGAGTTGAGTACCTTTGGGATTCGAGGGAGTCTTCTGGTCGACTTAAGAGTATTCTTGCTATTCCTGAGGCGGAGCGTGAGTGGAGTGATTTGCTGTCTGAATCGAGTCTTCGTCAGAGTTCTTTGTGGCGCTCTGTTGAAAAACTCCCTGAAGGTATTCCTCTTCTACAGAGTCCTGATAATCCTCGTGTTGTGTTTATCAAGAGAAGTTTAGAAGTCTTGGGATATACTCCCAATTTTTTGACTGAATTGACGACAAGTGAGCGGTTGTTTGCAGACGTAGCTATGTCCCGACCCTTTACACTTCCTCTAACCGGTTCCAATTCCTTGGAACGTTTGCGTCAAGCAAAGAAATCGTCCGTTGGGAGCTCAGAAGCTGATAGAGAGGTTGTTGTGCCTCCGGCTGATCCCCCTGTTTTGACGCGGAGTCAgacgaaaaaaaagaagaaggctGTGCAGGATGATTCTTCCGACCCATTTAGCGACACCGTTGCCCTTTCGTTCCCTTCCAATGCTGCGGCCTATAGTGAGATTGGGCCTCACTTAGGAGAGATTGATAAGTTGTTGTGGCCCGAAGATGATCACAGAATGGAGCAGGTTGGTACGGATGGGTCAATTGATACCACTGTTTCTCATTTGTTCCAG GGTTTGCAAGGGGTCATTTGGCTGAAGAAGAAAATCAAGTCCTTAATGGCAACTCTAAAGGAAGTAAGGAGTCAGAGAAATGATCTTCGGGGTGAAGTTAGTCGGCTGAAAGATTCCAAGAAGGAGTCTGATCAACTCATAGCTGATTTGAAGGCTCAACTAGAATCCAAGGAAGCTGATGTCGAGAAGCTGAGAGTGACTCTTGGTCAAGTTGATGATTTGAAAGCCGAGGTTGCTTCGTTGGAGAATCGGATGTTGGTCATTGGGCTGGAGGCTGAGATCCAATGCCGTGGCGTAATGGCTAGTGAGTTTCGGGATGGTAAGGCTGATAGCTGGGATGTTCCCAAATACATTGCTGATCTTGAGGAATTGGAGAAGATGAGGGCTGAAGAGATAACCCGGGCCGAAGAGTTAGCCACTTCTTTTGGCATCATGACTACTAATGATCTGGTTGTGGATGACTGA
- the LOC133812577 gene encoding uncharacterized protein LOC133812577 isoform X2: protein MFFVFFVFFMFFVLGDQLIMSTSRCDSHADSVCRLSCSFSEEDFSSLFQSSAEMVDCNRITVVELGGRPLGDVTGRGIDSNEPIDGGMPGSGSMLSSNPRSSISLGELTYLRRHYEIPDTISLHAPAKAERPDWHLPGWVCLYELPFKEGLRFPIPRLVVELCEYHEISPGQLMPNSWRILMSLEVLCERHKITLGVADLLRAYYLKAHLNDKGRYQLTTRGKDPPLIISLKSGDKRWKDRYFFVPFVSLGLPADSRIPCSWSPACRLRVEYLWDSRESSGRLKSILAIPEAEREWSDLLSESSLRQSSLWRSVEKLPEGIPLLQSPDNPRVVFIKRSLEVLGYTPNFLTELTTSERLFADVAMSRPFTLPLTGSNSLERLRQAKKSSVGSSEADREVVVPPADPPVLTRSQTKKKKKAVQDDSSDPFSDTVALSFPSNAAAYSEIGPHLGEIDKLLWPEDDHRMEQVGTDGSIDTTVSHLFQGLQGVIWLKKKIKSLMATLKEVRSQRNDLRGEVSRLKDSKKESDQLIADLKAQLESKEADVEKLRVTLGQVDDLKAEVASLENRMLVIGLEAEIQCRGVMASEFRDGKADSWDVPKYIADLEELEKMRAEEITRAEELATSFGIMTTNDLVVDD from the exons ATGTTCTTTGTGTTCTTCGTGTTCTTCATGTTCTTCGTGCTAG GTGATCAGCTCATTATGTCTACAAGTAGGTGTGATAGTCACGCTGATTCAGTCTGTCGACTGTCTTGTTCGTTTAGTGAAGAAGATTTTAGTTCTCTCTTTCAAAGTTCTGCTGAGATGGTTGATTGCAACCGAATTACAGTAGTAGAATTGGGGGGTCGTCCTTTAGGTGATGTTACTGGAAGGGGAATAGATTCTAACGAACCTATTGATGGTGGTATGCCGGGTTCTGGTAGTATGCTTAGTTCTAATCCTAGGTCTTCCATAAGTTTAGGTGAGTTGACCTATCTTCGTCGTCATTATGAGATCCCTGATACCATCAGTCTGCATGCTCCTGCTAAGGCGGAGCGGCCTGACTGGCACTTACCTGGTTGGGTGTGTCTGTATGAACTTCCCTTCAAAGAAGGGCTTCGGTTTCCTATCCCCCGATTAGTCGTTGAGTTGTGTGAGTACCACGAGATTTCGCCCGGACAACTAATGCCAAATTCATGGCGGATTTTGATGTCTCTCGAAGTCCTTTGTGAAAGGCACAAGATAACACTTGGGGTGGCTGACTTGTTGAGAGCTTACTACTTGAAGGCACACCTTAATGACAAAGGTAGGTACCAGTTAACAACTAGGGGGAAGGACCCTCCTTTAATTATTAGTTTGAAGAGTGGAGATAAGAGGTGGAAGGACCGTTACTTCTTCGTCCCTTTCGTCTCGTTGGGGTTACCTGCTGATAGTAGGATACCTTGTTCATGGTCTCCTGCAT GTAGGCTTCGAGTTGAGTACCTTTGGGATTCGAGGGAGTCTTCTGGTCGACTTAAGAGTATTCTTGCTATTCCTGAGGCGGAGCGTGAGTGGAGTGATTTGCTGTCTGAATCGAGTCTTCGTCAGAGTTCTTTGTGGCGCTCTGTTGAAAAACTCCCTGAAGGTATTCCTCTTCTACAGAGTCCTGATAATCCTCGTGTTGTGTTTATCAAGAGAAGTTTAGAAGTCTTGGGATATACTCCCAATTTTTTGACTGAATTGACGACAAGTGAGCGGTTGTTTGCAGACGTAGCTATGTCCCGACCCTTTACACTTCCTCTAACCGGTTCCAATTCCTTGGAACGTTTGCGTCAAGCAAAGAAATCGTCCGTTGGGAGCTCAGAAGCTGATAGAGAGGTTGTTGTGCCTCCGGCTGATCCCCCTGTTTTGACGCGGAGTCAgacgaaaaaaaagaagaaggctGTGCAGGATGATTCTTCCGACCCATTTAGCGACACCGTTGCCCTTTCGTTCCCTTCCAATGCTGCGGCCTATAGTGAGATTGGGCCTCACTTAGGAGAGATTGATAAGTTGTTGTGGCCCGAAGATGATCACAGAATGGAGCAGGTTGGTACGGATGGGTCAATTGATACCACTGTTTCTCATTTGTTCCAG GGTTTGCAAGGGGTCATTTGGCTGAAGAAGAAAATCAAGTCCTTAATGGCAACTCTAAAGGAAGTAAGGAGTCAGAGAAATGATCTTCGGGGTGAAGTTAGTCGGCTGAAAGATTCCAAGAAGGAGTCTGATCAACTCATAGCTGATTTGAAGGCTCAACTAGAATCCAAGGAAGCTGATGTCGAGAAGCTGAGAGTGACTCTTGGTCAAGTTGATGATTTGAAAGCCGAGGTTGCTTCGTTGGAGAATCGGATGTTGGTCATTGGGCTGGAGGCTGAGATCCAATGCCGTGGCGTAATGGCTAGTGAGTTTCGGGATGGTAAGGCTGATAGCTGGGATGTTCCCAAATACATTGCTGATCTTGAGGAATTGGAGAAGATGAGGGCTGAAGAGATAACCCGGGCCGAAGAGTTAGCCACTTCTTTTGGCATCATGACTACTAATGATCTGGTTGTGGATGACTGA
- the LOC133812577 gene encoding uncharacterized protein LOC133812577 isoform X1 — protein sequence MSFLCSLRLSCCFALGDQLIMSTSRCDSHADSVCRLSCSFSEEDFSSLFQSSAEMVDCNRITVVELGGRPLGDVTGRGIDSNEPIDGGMPGSGSMLSSNPRSSISLGELTYLRRHYEIPDTISLHAPAKAERPDWHLPGWVCLYELPFKEGLRFPIPRLVVELCEYHEISPGQLMPNSWRILMSLEVLCERHKITLGVADLLRAYYLKAHLNDKGRYQLTTRGKDPPLIISLKSGDKRWKDRYFFVPFVSLGLPADSRIPCSWSPACRLRVEYLWDSRESSGRLKSILAIPEAEREWSDLLSESSLRQSSLWRSVEKLPEGIPLLQSPDNPRVVFIKRSLEVLGYTPNFLTELTTSERLFADVAMSRPFTLPLTGSNSLERLRQAKKSSVGSSEADREVVVPPADPPVLTRSQTKKKKKAVQDDSSDPFSDTVALSFPSNAAAYSEIGPHLGEIDKLLWPEDDHRMEQVGTDGSIDTTVSHLFQGLQGVIWLKKKIKSLMATLKEVRSQRNDLRGEVSRLKDSKKESDQLIADLKAQLESKEADVEKLRVTLGQVDDLKAEVASLENRMLVIGLEAEIQCRGVMASEFRDGKADSWDVPKYIADLEELEKMRAEEITRAEELATSFGIMTTNDLVVDD from the exons ATGTCTTTTTTGTGTTCCTTAAGGCTTAGCTGTTGTTTTGCTCTAGGTGATCAGCTCATTATGTCTACAAGTAGGTGTGATAGTCACGCTGATTCAGTCTGTCGACTGTCTTGTTCGTTTAGTGAAGAAGATTTTAGTTCTCTCTTTCAAAGTTCTGCTGAGATGGTTGATTGCAACCGAATTACAGTAGTAGAATTGGGGGGTCGTCCTTTAGGTGATGTTACTGGAAGGGGAATAGATTCTAACGAACCTATTGATGGTGGTATGCCGGGTTCTGGTAGTATGCTTAGTTCTAATCCTAGGTCTTCCATAAGTTTAGGTGAGTTGACCTATCTTCGTCGTCATTATGAGATCCCTGATACCATCAGTCTGCATGCTCCTGCTAAGGCGGAGCGGCCTGACTGGCACTTACCTGGTTGGGTGTGTCTGTATGAACTTCCCTTCAAAGAAGGGCTTCGGTTTCCTATCCCCCGATTAGTCGTTGAGTTGTGTGAGTACCACGAGATTTCGCCCGGACAACTAATGCCAAATTCATGGCGGATTTTGATGTCTCTCGAAGTCCTTTGTGAAAGGCACAAGATAACACTTGGGGTGGCTGACTTGTTGAGAGCTTACTACTTGAAGGCACACCTTAATGACAAAGGTAGGTACCAGTTAACAACTAGGGGGAAGGACCCTCCTTTAATTATTAGTTTGAAGAGTGGAGATAAGAGGTGGAAGGACCGTTACTTCTTCGTCCCTTTCGTCTCGTTGGGGTTACCTGCTGATAGTAGGATACCTTGTTCATGGTCTCCTGCAT GTAGGCTTCGAGTTGAGTACCTTTGGGATTCGAGGGAGTCTTCTGGTCGACTTAAGAGTATTCTTGCTATTCCTGAGGCGGAGCGTGAGTGGAGTGATTTGCTGTCTGAATCGAGTCTTCGTCAGAGTTCTTTGTGGCGCTCTGTTGAAAAACTCCCTGAAGGTATTCCTCTTCTACAGAGTCCTGATAATCCTCGTGTTGTGTTTATCAAGAGAAGTTTAGAAGTCTTGGGATATACTCCCAATTTTTTGACTGAATTGACGACAAGTGAGCGGTTGTTTGCAGACGTAGCTATGTCCCGACCCTTTACACTTCCTCTAACCGGTTCCAATTCCTTGGAACGTTTGCGTCAAGCAAAGAAATCGTCCGTTGGGAGCTCAGAAGCTGATAGAGAGGTTGTTGTGCCTCCGGCTGATCCCCCTGTTTTGACGCGGAGTCAgacgaaaaaaaagaagaaggctGTGCAGGATGATTCTTCCGACCCATTTAGCGACACCGTTGCCCTTTCGTTCCCTTCCAATGCTGCGGCCTATAGTGAGATTGGGCCTCACTTAGGAGAGATTGATAAGTTGTTGTGGCCCGAAGATGATCACAGAATGGAGCAGGTTGGTACGGATGGGTCAATTGATACCACTGTTTCTCATTTGTTCCAG GGTTTGCAAGGGGTCATTTGGCTGAAGAAGAAAATCAAGTCCTTAATGGCAACTCTAAAGGAAGTAAGGAGTCAGAGAAATGATCTTCGGGGTGAAGTTAGTCGGCTGAAAGATTCCAAGAAGGAGTCTGATCAACTCATAGCTGATTTGAAGGCTCAACTAGAATCCAAGGAAGCTGATGTCGAGAAGCTGAGAGTGACTCTTGGTCAAGTTGATGATTTGAAAGCCGAGGTTGCTTCGTTGGAGAATCGGATGTTGGTCATTGGGCTGGAGGCTGAGATCCAATGCCGTGGCGTAATGGCTAGTGAGTTTCGGGATGGTAAGGCTGATAGCTGGGATGTTCCCAAATACATTGCTGATCTTGAGGAATTGGAGAAGATGAGGGCTGAAGAGATAACCCGGGCCGAAGAGTTAGCCACTTCTTTTGGCATCATGACTACTAATGATCTGGTTGTGGATGACTGA
- the LOC133812577 gene encoding uncharacterized protein LOC133812577 isoform X4 — protein MSFLCSLRLSCCFALGDQLIMSTSRCDSHADSVCRLSCSFSEEDFSSLFQSSAEMVDCNRITVVELGGRPLGDVTGRGIDSNEPIDGGMPGSGSMLSSNPRSSISLGELTYLRRHYEIPDTISLHAPAKAERPDWHLPGWVCLYELPFKEGLRFPIPRLVVELCEYHEISPGQLMPNSWRILMSLEVLCERHKITLGVADLLRAYYLKAHLNDKGRYQLTTRGKDPPLIISLKSGDKRWKDRYFFVPFVSLGLPADSRIPCSWSPACRLRVEYLWDSRESSGRLKSILAIPEAEREWSDLLSESSLRQSSLWRSVEKLPEDVAMSRPFTLPLTGSNSLERLRQAKKSSVGSSEADREVVVPPADPPVLTRSQTKKKKKAVQDDSSDPFSDTVALSFPSNAAAYSEIGPHLGEIDKLLWPEDDHRMEQVGTDGSIDTTVSHLFQGLQGVIWLKKKIKSLMATLKEVRSQRNDLRGEVSRLKDSKKESDQLIADLKAQLESKEADVEKLRVTLGQVDDLKAEVASLENRMLVIGLEAEIQCRGVMASEFRDGKADSWDVPKYIADLEELEKMRAEEITRAEELATSFGIMTTNDLVVDD, from the exons ATGTCTTTTTTGTGTTCCTTAAGGCTTAGCTGTTGTTTTGCTCTAGGTGATCAGCTCATTATGTCTACAAGTAGGTGTGATAGTCACGCTGATTCAGTCTGTCGACTGTCTTGTTCGTTTAGTGAAGAAGATTTTAGTTCTCTCTTTCAAAGTTCTGCTGAGATGGTTGATTGCAACCGAATTACAGTAGTAGAATTGGGGGGTCGTCCTTTAGGTGATGTTACTGGAAGGGGAATAGATTCTAACGAACCTATTGATGGTGGTATGCCGGGTTCTGGTAGTATGCTTAGTTCTAATCCTAGGTCTTCCATAAGTTTAGGTGAGTTGACCTATCTTCGTCGTCATTATGAGATCCCTGATACCATCAGTCTGCATGCTCCTGCTAAGGCGGAGCGGCCTGACTGGCACTTACCTGGTTGGGTGTGTCTGTATGAACTTCCCTTCAAAGAAGGGCTTCGGTTTCCTATCCCCCGATTAGTCGTTGAGTTGTGTGAGTACCACGAGATTTCGCCCGGACAACTAATGCCAAATTCATGGCGGATTTTGATGTCTCTCGAAGTCCTTTGTGAAAGGCACAAGATAACACTTGGGGTGGCTGACTTGTTGAGAGCTTACTACTTGAAGGCACACCTTAATGACAAAGGTAGGTACCAGTTAACAACTAGGGGGAAGGACCCTCCTTTAATTATTAGTTTGAAGAGTGGAGATAAGAGGTGGAAGGACCGTTACTTCTTCGTCCCTTTCGTCTCGTTGGGGTTACCTGCTGATAGTAGGATACCTTGTTCATGGTCTCCTGCAT GTAGGCTTCGAGTTGAGTACCTTTGGGATTCGAGGGAGTCTTCTGGTCGACTTAAGAGTATTCTTGCTATTCCTGAGGCGGAGCGTGAGTGGAGTGATTTGCTGTCTGAATCGAGTCTTCGTCAGAGTTCTTTGTGGCGCTCTGTTGAAAAACTCCCTGAAG ACGTAGCTATGTCCCGACCCTTTACACTTCCTCTAACCGGTTCCAATTCCTTGGAACGTTTGCGTCAAGCAAAGAAATCGTCCGTTGGGAGCTCAGAAGCTGATAGAGAGGTTGTTGTGCCTCCGGCTGATCCCCCTGTTTTGACGCGGAGTCAgacgaaaaaaaagaagaaggctGTGCAGGATGATTCTTCCGACCCATTTAGCGACACCGTTGCCCTTTCGTTCCCTTCCAATGCTGCGGCCTATAGTGAGATTGGGCCTCACTTAGGAGAGATTGATAAGTTGTTGTGGCCCGAAGATGATCACAGAATGGAGCAGGTTGGTACGGATGGGTCAATTGATACCACTGTTTCTCATTTGTTCCAG GGTTTGCAAGGGGTCATTTGGCTGAAGAAGAAAATCAAGTCCTTAATGGCAACTCTAAAGGAAGTAAGGAGTCAGAGAAATGATCTTCGGGGTGAAGTTAGTCGGCTGAAAGATTCCAAGAAGGAGTCTGATCAACTCATAGCTGATTTGAAGGCTCAACTAGAATCCAAGGAAGCTGATGTCGAGAAGCTGAGAGTGACTCTTGGTCAAGTTGATGATTTGAAAGCCGAGGTTGCTTCGTTGGAGAATCGGATGTTGGTCATTGGGCTGGAGGCTGAGATCCAATGCCGTGGCGTAATGGCTAGTGAGTTTCGGGATGGTAAGGCTGATAGCTGGGATGTTCCCAAATACATTGCTGATCTTGAGGAATTGGAGAAGATGAGGGCTGAAGAGATAACCCGGGCCGAAGAGTTAGCCACTTCTTTTGGCATCATGACTACTAATGATCTGGTTGTGGATGACTGA